The Jaculus jaculus isolate mJacJac1 chromosome 14, mJacJac1.mat.Y.cur, whole genome shotgun sequence nucleotide sequence tctcatagagATTCTTTTACCTCAGCTCCCGTGTACTGGGACTGAAAgcatgaatcaccatgcctggctttgggggCCTACTTTCTAACCAGTCCCAAGTGTTCTTGTACTTGTAGTTAGCCTCTGAGGTGTTTTGGGATGGACGTTCTAACAGCAGCTCCTTACATTTCTCAAGCCATGGTGATGTCTCAGTTCTGCTCCGCATTGAGCCAGAGGCTCTGTCTGCCTAGCATGGCAGATGTGCCTGGGATGTGAGATTCTTAGCTAGGATTCTCACTAGGTGAGTTTGCTATCCttcctttgttttcactttttagtattttattaatttttgactttttggagtagggtctcatatagctcaggctaaccttaaCCTCATTGTATATCTGAGAACGAGCCtgaacttccaagtgctggaattctagGTTCCATGCTGCTGAGGATCACACTCAAGGCTCCCTGCGTGCTAggcaggctgtccttgaaccgAGCTGCATCCTCAGCCCCAGTTGCTTCATTTTATTGTGTCCTTCCCACATTTCAACCTGACCATCAATCTGAACCCTAGTCCTGCTTCTTACCTCTTCTGTTGCCTGGACCTTTCCCTTGCAGGTCAGTTACTCGTCCACGCTGCCCAGCCTCAGCGACAAGACCCAGTTCCCATCCTTCCTTCGGACCCTGGCTAGTGACCTCACATCCTCCCACGCGCTGACCCAGCTGGTGCTGCACTTTCAGTGGTCGTGGGTGGGCATTCTGTCCCAGGATGACGACTTTGGGCAGCAGGCCAGCTCCCTGATCTCCCAGGAGCTGAGCCAGGCTGGTGTCTGCATTGAGTTCCACCTCCAGGTTCCTTCCCAGGAGTCTTCGGAGAAGACTGAAGCTATTGTTCAAAAGATGCTGAGATGCACCGCTAAGGTGGTTCTGGTCTTCCTGAGCAACTCGAACTTCCAGCTCATCCTGTACCGTTTGCGGGACCTCCGTGTCGCAGGTCAGGTGTGGGTCAGCAAGGGTGCGCTGCACATGGCTCTTGCCCTGACCATTCCAGGCGTCTCCCAGGTCCTGCAAGGCTCATTTGGCCTCTTATATCACAGCAGCCAGGCACGTGGGTTCCCTGAGTATCTCGCTCAACTGCGCCCCAGCCGGACCCCAGAGGACATGTTCATGGAGAGCTTCTGGGAGTCCACCTTTGGGTGCACGTGGCCCCACAGGAACAGCACAGTGACGGGGGGTGTCAAGTTCTGCTCAGGGAATGAGAGTCTGAGAGAGCGGGAGTTCCCTTTCCAGGAAGTGAGTAAAATCGATGCTGCGTACACAGCTGTCCACAGCATCGCCCATGCCCTGCAGGACCTGATCGCCTGTGAGCGCGGGGACGGGGCGTGCGCAGACCCTCAGCGCTTCCAGCCCTGGCAGGTGAGACAGAAATGTGGGGCGTGGGTGGGAAAATAGGAGATCGGCTGTGTCAAGCTACTGAGGTTAAGTACTGAGGTTACGGGACTCTTAAGGGAGCTGGATGGCATATTGCTATGAACACTGGACATGCCCATGGTAGCTGTGCGATCTCGAGTCACATCCTTGCGTGATTGGTTGATTGTAGCAAAAAGATGTATAGTAAAATTTGATTTTAAGATAAACagaaaataggttttttttttggttcatgtgTGAGTACTGGCCCCGGTGTGCTCAGGAGGACGCATTCGGGGTTGCGCCTCGCCCTCCACCTCTGGAGGCAGCGTCGCTCTGGTCATCGAGCCAACTGGCCCAGGGGCTTCAGTGGCCTCTCCTGGGGCAGCCTGCCCTCTTCCTGAAGGCATGCTGGGGGCACTGCAGCCTGCCACAGCGTTTGCGGCCTTCTGTGGGCTCTGGGGTCCGAACTACGGAGTTCAGCTTTACCCACGAGCCTTCTTCCCAGGAGCCAAATTCCAGTATCGCTAAACAataaatgagttttattttttcccctggtTAGGGaatcactctaggccaggctgacctggaattcactgtgtagtctcaggctggccacgaactctcagcgatcctgcatgctgagattaaaggcatgcgccaccatgcccagctcaaatgaGTTTTAACGTAAGTGTGCTGAAAACCCGAATTATTAAGTTTTATGATTTTTGACACCTTCAAAGGTGTATACATTGTATGCTTACTCCCTGCTCCTACCAAAACCCTTCTTCTTATTCAATCCGCATTctcttttcatgctttttttgGTGACTGAGTTAAGTTAGGGCTGCTTGCGTGatcatgggtgggaggttatttcCTGGAGAACCAGCAGCCCACCAGTGGTGATGCCACTGAGGAGTGTGACTCCCTCTCTCCAGCAATCATCAGTTATCATTACTTATTCTGAGAGGTGTGGGCACTCGTGGATCCCTAccccccctttattttattttatttatttatttttgaggtagggtctcactctagctcagtctgacctagaatttgatatgtagtctcagggtggccttgaactcatggtgatccttctacgtctgtctctcaattgctgggattaaaggcatgtgccaccacacctggccttgaaaaagtatttttatttacttatttatgtgagagagtgagtgagtgtgagtgagagagagggaaagtatgTGTTGTTAGGGCCTCTTGCATGCTACaaaaaactgcagatgcatgcaacactttgtgtacctggctttatgtgagtactgggaattaaactttgggttggcaggctttgcaagcaagcacctttagctactgagccatctcttcagcccggttCCCCTATCCTTAATGAAATATGGAGAGGTTCTATTTTGTACAGGAGACCACATCTGCTGTGAGATCTTGAATGTAATGTCCCTACTGTATCCAGAATTCCACAGCcatccctttctattctcttgcACTTACATGCTTTTTGCCCaccttctgcaaagttccctgagccctggaggatgaggtttatttatgtgtttaggACTGAGCGTGACACCGTAGTCGCTTATTTGTGATGAGTCTGCCGGCTGCGTAGGACTGCTGATGCCTGTCCTCCTCCGGCAGCTCTCACAGCACCTTGTGGCTAGTGGGGAGGAAGCTTTCAGTTCACTTCCAGCTTCATTTCTTTACATCCTGCAACTAATATGTGTGGAGTGTTCACCAATATGGATtttctggcattaaaaaaaattcttttgggctggagagatggcttacaggctaagcacttgcctgtgaagccaaaggaccctggttcgaggctcaattttccgttaaccagatgcacaagggggcacacgcatctggagttcgtttgcagtggctggaagccctgtcgctcccattctctctctctctttctctctctatcactctttctctctctctgtaactctcaaataaataaataaaaatgaacaacgaaaaaatttaaagaaatattttatttattcatgagagagagagagtgagaaggagaagaggagaggagaggagaggagagaatgggcacaccagggcctccaaccactgcaaacgaactccagatacatgcgtcctcttgtgaatctgacttacctgggtcctggggattcaaacttgggtcctttggctttgcaggcaagtactttaactgcttagccatctctccagccccctggctagtatttttttaaaatatttatttatttaaaggagagagagggagagagagagagagagagagagagagagagagagagaatgaatgagtgtaccagggcctccagctgctgcaaatgagctccagacacatgcaccactcgatgcatctggctttacatgggtactggggaattgaacctgggttgtttggctttgcaagcaagcactttaattgctgagctatctttccagccccctgccATCTAGTTTTAATGGGCTACTACAAGAAATGGAAACAGACTATGTTGTTGAGGGCCTCTgcagcctccctgaccaacaactcatgaGGAGGCAtctctcatccctggcactgggatttaccattTATAcccatggcttctgggagcagcatcCTCCACCCAATAGGAGAACTTTgttcagaattttcttttcttaaaaatatctttatttatttatttgcagggaggaagagagagaaaggaagtatgaatgagagagaggaaatgggcacagtagggcctcccatcactgcaaacaaataccagacacgtgcaccactctgttcatctggctttacatgagtactagcgAACTGAACTCTGGtgcttaaacatttttgtttttaaatttttatttaattatttgcaaggagagagagaaagagagagagagagaaagatatggatgggtgggcggggcctctagccactgcaaatgaacgctagatacacgtgccactttgtgcatctggttttacatgggtactggcgaattgaacctgggtccttaggctttgcaggtgagtgccttaactgctagcacatttttccagccccctttttattttaaaactattttatttatttatttatttagacagagagagtgtgccaaacactgacttggggaaactggctataacacccataagcctgcccccaacaatacatggactccaggaggatttaatttaCAGTTGctatcagctagggaacctagaatccggaacacctaagtttatgagggacacctgaatcaaaccgtcacattccacccctggcccccataaactgataaccatccatgatgtaaaatataatgcatttattgactttaaaagtccccatagtttttattgatttttattttttattaacaacttccaagattataaaaaataccccatggtaataccctccatccccccactttcccctttgaaactccattctccatcataccccctccccatctcaatcagtctatctttacttttgatgtcatgatcttttcctcctcttatgatggtcttatgcaggtagtgtcaggcactgtgaggccatggatatccaggccgttttgtgtctggaggagcatgttgtaaggagtcttaaccttcgtttggctcttacattctttctgccacctcttccgcattagaccctgagccttggaaagtgtgatagagatactgcagtactgagcactgtggtcatttctttccatcaccatgataccttctgagttgtcccaaggtcactgccatctgaaaagagaagattctctaccaaaaatgagagtagcattaatataagggtgtgaacattaacagaagtgcttactgggcagtttgataagcatagtatatacatttatcgagacatcagcagatgttacacccctagggctcatgactacccctgttttaagttttcagtaacagggatgtattccttccccacagcttttaatcaattccaatgatgttcatacattcccacagtccaagattttttttttttttttggtttttcgaggtagggtctcattctggtccaggctgacctggaattaactctgtagtctcagggtggccttgaactcatggtgatcctcctacctctgccacccaagtgctgggattaaaggcatgtgccaccatgcccggcttcagtccaagatcttttaactgagccataatgccaaaaaaatttctcccaaatccataatggcacagaataaatgcactgcgaaagatggcattgggcatagcaataaaaaaaattcaaccaatacaatatttaaacagggcaaacatcaaactctgtagctccaagtccagcaactctagccagtgacaagtttctaaatccagtaattctaaccagcaacaagtctctggtatttccaattccacccctccagctaggctactcacagtcctggaaaacttcatccaggcctggcagctctccttggcagccatccatggtctggcatctccactgggtctctgctgcaacccacagttcatactcgtggccccatggggtctccatgcaggcatccagcaaacctgcttcacactgcccattgctgtttccaaaacacaagaccatgttgcaaattcaatggccctctctttcctgcatttcttatactccacaataccaggtagggtgccaatttgttaatctaggggggaataaggcaaactttgaagaacaggacactccttgaacactcaggccccttcaaaagagtctacattctttctgttccccagtgcaggtcagctggcccaatctcaaagattgttatctctcaattgcagcttaatgggcagcagttcacccaaagattttttttttctgtgccatatccctctgctcacaccagttcatttctacacaaagaaacTCTGCGCAACttttcaggacacgggcataacagcaagcttctcacacaaactgccgctagtccagtccaggcacagctctttctcaccctcataagccaaacctcacagtccatagttcttactgcatccaggtctttcaactctgaccagaatagtccatcaagctgtgcttacatcactgcaaggtgtctctcagGCCAGGGTTttgaatccttccacatttctcttgaaaatcaactcaaaaggccaaagccacacagtcgggtgtctagcagcaatcctactcctcagtactacaatattgttgcagtgaggttcacattgatggtagaaatcaccaaacttttggcttacaggctcaaggggaagctccacgatggcaggggaaaacaatggcatgaacagagggtggatatcatgccctgaccaacataaagtggataatagcaacaggagagtatgtcaaacaccagcttggggaaactggctataatactcataggCCCACatccaacaatatactccctccagaaggcattaattcccaaatctccatcagctgagagcctagcattcagaacacctaaggttatgaatcaaaccaccacatactacaaacgaactccagatgcatgtgttaccttgtgcacctggggaatccaactgaggtcctttggctttgcaggcaagtgccttaaccactaagcaatctctccagcccctttaataagattaaaaaatattttatttatgagagagagagagagagagggagggagagagagagagagagaggcacagacaggcacagacagatagagaatgggtgcaccagggcctctagccattgcaaacaaactccaaacacatgcgccatcctgtgcatctggatttatgtgggtactggggaatcaaacttgggtcctttggctttgctggcaagtgccttaattgataaaccagtgagattatttttttattaatatgaatattttatttattaagaacaaATAACATGGTGAATTGTCACCAATAACCTTAGCAGAGATAGTATCGACACACTCCTCAATTGTCTCCTCActtctatttttatccttttctctatcttttttttttttttctttgagatagggttttattccgggatgacctggaattcactttatagtcttaggcaggccttgaactcacagcaatccacttctgcctcctgaatgctgggtttaaaggcatgtgccaccatgcctggtctttctctattttttaaaactcagaacTTTATTACAGGAACGTATGGCAAATTGGTCATACTCCATTTGCCATGGATTCTTGATCCTCTTGTCTATCTGTTGTGCTTAGAACAGAGACCTGAAGGTATGTTCATTTAACGAGTAAATGTACAACTAATATGTCTGTTCATCTGTGCCCAGCCTCTGACGTTCCTCTCTGTCTGTATTCTACTTGCACATTTCTGTATTGGGTGTCCCGACTTGTCTTTGCAGACCGAAGTTCCCAACACCATCCTTTTGATTATTCCTTTACAATTTTCTAGGTTTTAGCGTTATTCAACAATTTGCCAAGACTGCTGCGTGTGAGGTACGTGACTAGTTCTAGCACTTTGGGGAGGAGGCACGGGGCCGCGAGTTTCAGATCACATTTGGCTACAGAGCGAGTACccaccttttattttctcttaaaaatatttttatttttaaatttttgtttattcatttgagagggagggagagagacacagagagagaatgggcatgctagggtctccagctgctgcaaatgaactccagatgcatgcgccaccttgtgtacctggattgtgtgggtcctgggaggtgagcctgggtcctttggcattgcatgcaagtgcctttactgctatgccatctgtctagtcccaaaatatttttatttatttgtttgtgtgtatgtgtgtgtgaaagagagcatatgagaggtagagagagaggcagaaagagagagagaaaatagggccTCTTGTCATGGCTAATGAActccatctgactttacatgagtactgaggaactgaaccttggcctgcaggctttgtgagAGAGCTCCTTCAAtacgggtgtggtggctcacacctttaatcccagcactcgggaggggaatcgccgagagttcaaggccaccctgagactacatagtgaattccaggtcagcctgagctagtgtgaggccctacctcagaaaatcaaaaaaaaaaaaaggaaaccaaactaaaaaccttttcttaatttttttctttctccatgggtgggggattgaactcaggtgaaCCAGGATTGtgtagcaagtacctttaaccacagaacaaGTCCCACAATTCTAGACCCTGtcttaacaataaaaaatgagggttggggagatggaccAGTGTTTAAGAACACTTCTTGTgaaagcataagggcctgagatgTCCTGAGAGGCTATTCAAGTTtgttttccaggacccatataaataaCTAGGTATTGCCACGTATGTCTGCAACCCCATTTCTGCAAGGGAGCAGAGACttgaggatcactggggctcatgataAAAAAGAAACCCAGAGAGCTTCTGGTTAAAACagactctgggggctggagagatggcttagcggtgaaggtgtttgcctgcaaagccaaaggcctcagttagattcaccaggacccacataagccagatgcacaaggtggtgcatgcgtctggagttcttttgtagtggctggaggccctggcacacccattctctctttctctaataaataaataaataaataaataaaattataaaaagagacTATTGCTGAACATGATGgggtacacctttagtcccagcacttgggaggcagaggtaggagaattgatgtgagttcaaggccagcctgggactacagagagagttccaggtcagcctgggctagagtgagactttatctcaaacaataacaacaataacaacgacaacaacaaccaCAGCAACAAAGACTTGGCTCACATAGGAAAGGTGGCAgggtgatggagcaggacacctggaTTTACTCTCCAGCTACTTCAGGCGAGGGTGTGGGCATGCACACTTGCATAAACCActccacctctctctcacacaccacACCCTGGACATCCCACACCacatctctcgctctctctctcacacacacactcacacactcaagacagcttagtgggtaaagtgagAGGCAGACTTAGAATGATGTCTAGGACTTATTGGCTAGCTAATTTGCCCGAAACCAGTGACCTTTGGctttagcaagagaccctgtcttaaaaagtaaggtggggctggggagatgggagtGATTAAAGGTGatgtttgcaaaacctgttggcctaggtttagttccccagtacccaggtaaagccagatgctcaaaatggcacatgcttctagaatttgtttgcagaggcatgTTTTAGAAAGGTGGAGAGTGTGGAAGATAGTCAATGCTGACCTCTGTACTTGTACCAatcccacacaagtgcacacacatttAAACACACGTACACACTCGTGTGCACAACATTGTCAAAGTGCTTTCCAAAACAGCTGCAAGCATTTTGTACTCATTCAGAAAATGCATGAGCCTTCCCGTTTTGCACACTCAGTTTCACCATCACTGGCTGTtgacatgcatgtttgtgtgtgtgcatgtgtatctggaattGAGCCTAGAGTCTCATCTGTGttaggcaaatactttaccactgagccacagacagctctctttttttaaaaaattaaaaatgtatttattattaattcCCTTTGGGTATTCTAACGATGCTGCCAAGCAGCATATTCGTGACGAGTGCTCTTGAGTCACTCGCTGTTCATTCCTGTTCCATGCACCCTGTAATGAGTGCAATACGTGAGCTTCTCTTTCATTCAGTGTTTATGCGTGGGGCTAGAGTGGCccagggtttctttctttctatttttttttttgatttgatttttttttcttttttgaggcagggtctcactctagcccaggttgacctggaattcactgtgtcatctcagggtggcctcgaactcatggtaatcctcctaccggtgcctcacaagtgctgggattaaaggcctgtgccaccatgcccagcctttgatttgatttttcaaggtggagtctcgctgtagcccaggctaacctggaattcactatgtagtcttaggctggcctcgaactcatggtgatctacacatatctgcctccctaatgctgggattaaaggcaggtgccaccatgcccagctccagggtTTAGTCTTTGCCGTGGAGGAGATCAATAGGAGCCCCCAGCTGCTGCCCAACCTGACGCTGGGCTTCTCCATCCGCAACTCTGGGGACTCGGTGCGCGGCGCCCTGCGTGGGACGATGGGCTTTCTCATGGGGCAGGAGGAGCCCGTCCCCAACTACACATGTCATCCTGGTCCTCCTCGGGCTGCCATGGTCGGGGACACGCGGTCAGCCCTGTCTGTGTCCATGGCCAGGCTTCTGGGGCTGTACAAGTTTCCCCAGGTGAGTTGTTCAGAGCCCTGTCCCTCTGTGGACAGCAATAATGGTGATGAAATCGATGGTGATGATCATGATTACATGTGCAATTCTGCTGTGGAGCCATGTTCCTTGTTAATATTCTCCATGGCCAGCCTGGTTCTCTTCCTTATAACCTTCTCTTCAGAGCCTCATAATCCCTTGTCATCGGTGAGGAAAATGAGGTTTGAAGGAAAATCACTGAAGGGTTCAAGTTTATTCACCTGGGACGTTAGTGTAGgtttattttacaatttatttatttatttatttgagagagataaagagagggagagagagaaaaagaggcagatcacatatatgatatttataatagatacatataattttatattaataatagatagagaaataggatAGAGTCATAGGACAGAAAGGATGGacctagccactgctaacaaactccagacacatgcgccacctagtgcatctggatctggctttgcatgggtactgggtcctttacctttgcaggcaaacaccttaaccactgagcaatctctccagcccttttgtagcCTTTTGAACACAGTATTTGTACTTGTGCCATCCGGTCCACGTCCACCCAGGGGTGTTTCCTAAGCCCCAGGTCCTCATTTCTACAATGGTGGCCATGcttgacattttttcttttcaacccATACTTTTTAAACATGGATTTTAATGTAAGGTATGATTTGACTAGAACACAGTTCATCCATTTAAGATGAATGATTCAGTGGCTTTTGGAATGATCAAACTTGTGCAAAACGACCACAGGTAATTTGAGAACACTTTCATCAACCAGGAAGGAGACACCCCTGGACCTGTGAGCTACCACTTCCATCACCCTTACCCCAAGTAACCACCAATCCACAGATGTGCTGCTGGGTTCGAACTCACCTTTTATGCTTGGCTGGTTGGCAAGCAAGCCCAACTTGGGTGGAGCTGCCCTGGCTCACTGCAGAGATCAACAGTCAATGGCATTTTGGGTGAGTCCCAGGACTGGCCCTGGCTAGTCTGCAacgtctccctccctcccccaggttCTTCATGCCCTCAAGAAGGTGCACTTCAAGACTCCTGATGGGAACGAGGTTCTGNNNNNNNNNNNNNNNNNNNNNNNNNNNNNNNNNNNNNNNNNNNNNNNNNNNNNNNNNNNNNNNNNNNNNNNNNNNNNNNNNNNNNNNNNNNNNNNNNNNNNNNNNNNNNNNNNNNNNNNNNNNNNNNNNNNNNNNNNNNNNNNNNNNNNNNNNNNNNNNNNNNNNNNNNNNNNNNNNNNNNNNNNNNNNNNNNNNNNNNNNNNNNNNNNNNNNNNNNNNNNNNNNNNNNNNNNNNNNNNNNNNNNNNNNNNNNNNNNNNNNNNNNNNNNNNNNNNNNNNNNNNNNNNNNNNNNNNNNNNNNNNNNNNNNNNNNNNNNNNNNNNNNNNNNNNNNNNNNNNNNNNNNNNNNNNNNNNNNNNNNNNNNNNNNNNNNNNNNNNNNNNNNNNNNNNNNNNNNNNNNNNNNNNNNNNNNNNNNNNNNNNNNNNNNNNNNNNNNNNNNNNNNNNNNNNNNNNNNNNNNNNNNNNNNNNNNNNNNNNNNNNNNNNNNNNNNNNNNNNNNNNNNNNNNNNNNNNNNNNNNNNNNNNNNNNNNNNNNNNNNNNNNNNNNNNNNNNNNNNNNNNNNNNNNNNNNNNNNNNNNNNNNNNNNNNNNNNNNNNNNNNNNNNNNNNNNNNNNNNNNNNNNNNNNNNNNNNNNNNNNNNNNNNNNNNNNNNNNNNNNNNNNNNNNNNNNNNNNNNNNNNNNNNNNNNNNNNNNNNNNNNNNNNNNNNNNNNNNNNNNNNNNNNNNNNNNNNNNNNNNNNNNNNNNNNNNNNNNNNNNNNNNNNNNNNNNNNNNNNNNNNNNNNNNNNNNNNNNNNNNNNNNNNNNNNNNNNNNNNNNNNNNNNNNNNNNNNNNNNNNNNNNNNNNNNNNNNNNNNNNNNNNNNNNNNNNNNNNNNNNNNNNNNNNNNNNNNNNNNNNNNNNNNNNNNNNNNNNNNNNNNNNNNNNNNNNNNNNNNNNNNNNNNNNNNNNNNNNNNNNNNNNNNNNNNNNNNNNNNNNNNNNNNNNNNNNNNNNNNNNN carries:
- the LOC123454585 gene encoding vomeronasal type-2 receptor 1-like, translating into MWLCILLGALMGRVSGALSGPIGWRLPGETPRFERAGDVVIGGSFSILFFYNVTLFDFTFPPAGLPPSGVSPWGYRVAQSFVFAVEEINRSPKLLPNLTLGFSIRNSGDSVRGALRETMGFLTGQEEPLPNYSCHLGPPRAAMVGDTRSALSVSMARLLGLYKFPQVSYSSTLPSLSDKTQFPSFLRTLASDLTSSHALTQLVLHFQWSWVGILSQDDDFGQQASSLISQELSQAGVCIEFHLQVPSQESSEKTEAIVQKMLRCTAKVVLVFLSNSNFQLILYRLRDLRVAGQVWVSKGALHMALALTIPGVSQVLQGSFGLLYHSSQARGFPEYLAQLRPSRTPEDMFMESFWESTFGCTWPHRNSTVTGGVKFCSGNESLREREFPFQEVSKIDAAYTAVHSIAHALQDLIACERGDGACADPQRFQPWQINRSPQLLPNLTLGFSIRNSGDSVRGALRGTMGFLMGQEEPVPNYTCHPGPPRAAMVGDTRSALSVSMARLLGLYKFPQEGDTPGPVSYHFHHPYPK